The proteins below are encoded in one region of Rhabdothermincola salaria:
- the groES gene encoding co-chaperone GroES: protein MKLQPLEDRIVVRPGQSEETTASGLVIPDTAKEKPQQGEVLAVGPGRRSEQSGEVIPVDVKVGDTVVYSKYGGTEITADGEDVLILNARDVLAVIK, encoded by the coding sequence ATGAAGCTTCAGCCCCTGGAAGACCGGATCGTCGTTCGTCCGGGTCAGTCCGAGGAGACCACCGCCAGCGGCCTGGTCATCCCCGACACCGCCAAGGAAAAGCCCCAGCAGGGCGAGGTCCTCGCCGTCGGCCCCGGCCGTCGCAGCGAGCAGAGCGGCGAGGTCATCCCCGTCGACGTCAAGGTCGGCGACACCGTCGTCTACAGCAAGTACGGCGGCACCGAGATCACCGCCGACGGTGAGGACGTCTTGATCCTCAACGCCCGCGACGTGCTCGCCGTCATCAAGTAA